The genomic interval AGACCATCTCCCGGATGGCGGGCTCCTCCTACGGTTCGTACCGCTCGATCCAGGACCTGGTGGCGATCGCGGAGGCGGCGGGGCGGCCGGCGCGGGCGCGGACGACGACGTACGGGGCGGTGCCGCCGGAGCGGCTCGCGGCGGCTCTGGCGTCGGACGGGCATCTGCCGGAGCTGCTGCCGGTGCTGGGGGATTGACGGGGGCTTTTCCCCTACCCGCCCCTTCCCGAATGTCCTCAAACTCCCCCAGCTACCGCTGGGAGGTGCCCCCAGACGGGCTGAATTTCAGCCCGTCCGGCGCTTGAGGACACCGCGCGGAGCGCGGAAAAGGGGCCCGGGGGCTTGCCCCCGGTTACGGGAAGGGGCGGGGCTGGGGAAACTCCAGCGATGTTGCCGTTCTGTCGAGAACAGGCGACCGGGCGGCCACAGTCCGTCGCCTAGGGTGGCCCGCATGTCTTGGCCCCAGAACCCCCCACAGCCTCACCAGCCCCAGCAGCCCCACGGCACCCCGCCGGGCGTCCCCGAGGCCACCGCCGTCGACCAGCCGGCCGTCGCCCCGCCGCCCGGTGGTGTGCACGCGCAGCCCACCGTGTTCGCGCAGCCCGCCGTCTCCTCGCAGGTGCCGCCGCCCCCGCCGCCGGCCCCCGGCCCGCCCGGCGCGCGGCCGCCCGCGCGGCCGCAGCAGCCGTACGGTCAGTGGCAGGGCCAGCAGCCGCCGCCCCCGCAGCAGCCGCACTTCCCGCAGCAGCACCAGGCGCCCCAGCCGCCGCAGCCCTCCGGGCGGGGCAACCGCACGCTGCTCGCCGTCGTCGGCGGCGTCGTGGCGCTGGCCGTCATAGGCGGCGGCGCCTTCATTCTGCTCAAGGGCGGCGACGACAAGGAGGACCCGGCCCCGTCGAAGGAGTCGGCCGCCCCGGCGCAGGGCCAGGGCAAGGGGCAGGACAAGGGCCAGGGCGACAAGCCCGAGCCGGGCGACAGCGCACCGCCCGCCGGCGACCAGCCGATGATCGCCGGCTGGCAGACGCAGACCAGCCGGGAGTACAAGTTCCGCTACGACGTGCCGGGCAAGGCCGAGCAGTGGAAGCTCTTCCCGCAGGACACGATGATCGCGTACACCGACGAGGCCGGTAAGCCGCAGATCACCATGCGCGACACCGCCAGCTTCCGCGAGGGCGGCTGCACCTCCGGCGCCAACCCCAACGCGATCGGCGAGGCGGGCAAGGGCCAGCTCGCCAACGTCGGCACGATGGGCGGCGACACCTCCCTCAGCATCCAGGAGAACGCCCGCAACTGGGCCGGCAACTGGGGCTTCTACGCCTACGGCGGCAAGGGCAACAAGCCCAAGATCGACGTGACTCCGGCCAAGCCGTGGAAGAAGAACGGCATCGACGGCTGGACGGCCACCGCCAAGGTCACCGTCGCCAACCGGCCCAGCCAGTGCGTCCCGGCCACGGCGATCGTGAAGAGCATCGTCGAGAAGCTCCCGGACGGCAGCTTCCACAGCTGGGTCGTCTACGCCGACCAGGGCGTGCCCAATGCCCTGTCCGAGGCGCAGATCGACAAGATCATGGGTACGGTCCGGCCGGTCAAGGACTGAGCCCCCGCCGGGCGCCGCCGCTCACCGTGCTCGTCCGGTCCGGCACCGGACCGGACACCGAACCAGGAGACCAGGAAGTGACCGACACCGCCGGCGCGAGCACCGCGCTGTGGAGCCGTGCCCAGCAGCAGGACTTCCGCGCCCGGGTGCGGGGCGCCCTGCTGGGCGGGGCGATCGGTGACGCGCTGGGCGCGGGCATCGAGTTCCAGTCCCTCGCGGCGATCCGCGCCGCGCACGGGCCGGACGGCGTGCGGGACTACGTCAGCGCCTATGGGCGGCGCGGCGCGGTCACCGACGACACCCAGATGACGCTGTTCACCGTCGACGGCCTGATCCGGGCCCATGTGCGGCGCGACAGGGGCGCCTGGCAGCCGCAGGCCGACGTCCACCGGGCGCATCTGCGCTGGGCCTTCACCCAGCGCGCCCGGGGGCCGGCCGGGCACCGTCCGGGGACCGGCTGGCTCGCCCGCCAGGAGTGGCTGTACGCGCAGCGCGCGCCCGGCAACGCCTGTCTGTCCGGGCTCGCCGACGACCGGATGGGCACCCTGGAGGCGCCCAAGAACCCCGGCTCCAAGGGGTGCGGCGCGGTCATGCGCTCCGCCCCCTTCGGGCTGCTCGCCGGCTGGGAGCCGCGGCAGGTCTTCCAACTGGCCGCCGAGTGCGCCGCCCAGACCCACGGGCACCCCTCCGGCTACCTCGCGTCCGGTGCCTTCGCCGTCGTCGTGCAGGCCGCGGCGCGCGGTGAGACCCTCGACGCGGGCGTCCACCGGGCGCTCACGCTGCTCGCCGGCCGGCCTGGCCACGAGGAGACGACCGCGGCGCTCCAGGGGGCGCTGGCCGCCGTCCGGCAGGGGCCGCCGACGGCGGAGCGGCTGGAGTCGCTCGGCCAGGGCTGGGTGGCGGAGGAGGCGCTCGCCATGGGCGTCTACTGCGCGCTCGTCGCCGAGGACATGGCCCACGGCCTGCTGCTCGCGGTCAACCACGGCGGTGACTCCGACTCCACCGGCTCCCTCTGCGGAAACCTGCTCGGCGCGCTGCACGGTGAGACGGCGCTGCCGCCGGCCTGGCTCGCCGGACTGGAGGGCCGGTCGACGATCCTGGAACTCGCCGACGACTTCGCGATGGAGCTGTTCCAGGGGGCGGCCCTGCACGGTCCCGGGGTGTCCTCCGGCGCCTGGCAGGACCGCTATCCCGGCACTTTGGACGCGGAGTGGTTGCGATAGCACAAGGGGCCCGGACACGGCCGAGCCCTCTCGGCCGGGACGGCGCACCAGGCGAGAGGGCTCTGCGCGGAACTGCTTATGGATCAGGAAGGGTTCTATCGGCCGGACGTATCAGAGGTCGTAAGCGCCATCGGTAACGGTCGTCACGAACGAGGCCCAGGCATCGGGGGTGAAGCCGAGGACGGGGCCCTGCGGGTCCTTGGAGTCACGGACCGCAATGGACTGCGGGAGAGGGGAGGCGACCTCCACGCAGTCGCCGTTGGCCAGCGAGTACGAGGACTTCCGCCACGTGGTCTTTCCCTGCTGGATCGCCATGATTGCTCCCATGCCTTGGTGAGTGCCGTGTGAGTATTGCTCCGCCGGAACCGCCGGTCGAAGCACCGGTTTTCCCGCGGTGCGACCGACGTTACGCGCCAACATCAGCTGATGAATGGCCCGTTCACTCGACCGGATGGCATATACCAGGAGTCTCTTCCCTCGGTGGTGTAAGTCGGTGTACGGTGCGGCCGCCTCAGCTCGCCCACTCCTCGGCGACCCTGTCGATGAACTGTCGTGAGTGGTCCGCGTTCAATGCCTGCATCCGCAAATGTTCATACATCACGCTGTAGGTCTGGACGTCATTCGGCTTCTCCAGGTAAAGGTCGCTGGTGATTCCCTCCAGATAGACGGTGCTGGCGTCCTGCGGGTCGGTGAACTCGAGGATGGAGAACTTTCCGTACATGCCCGGGTGCGCGCCCACGTCATAAGGCAGCACCTGCACCGTGATGTGCGGTTCCAGGCTGAACTGCACCAGCTGTCGCATCTGTTCGCGCATGATGGCCCGGTTGCCGACGATCCTGCGCAGCGCCGATTCGTCGATGACCGCCCACAGCCGGAGCGGGTTCTCCGGGTCGGTGATGCGTTCCTGCCGGCGCATGCGCACCTGGACGCGGCGCTCGATGTCCGCGGCCGTCGCCTCCGGCCAGGAGCCCTCCGTCACGGCGCTCGCGTAATTGGGCGTCTGGAGCAGTCCCGGGACGAGCGAGGCCTCGTACACCCGCAGCGAGGCGGCGTCGGTCTCCAGACCGATGTAGACGCTGTAAGGGATGTCGCCGAAGGCGTGCCACCAGCCCTGCTGGCGCGATTCCTTGGCCATCTGCATCAGCGAATCGACGATGCGGTGGTCCTCGACGCCGTACACCCCGCACAGGTCGCGGACGTCACGCTGGCTGATGCTGCGACGCCCGTTCTCCAACCGGCTGATCTTGGATTGCGACACCAGTAGCCGCTCCGCCACCTCCTCGGCCGTCATGCCTTTGAGCTCGCGGAGCTTGCGCAGCTCCTGCCCCAATCGGCGTCGCCTAACGGTGGGATTGACACTGGACGCCACGGGACGCACCTCCGGCTCCGTCATGCTGCTGTCTCCTGACCTCGCAGCCTGCCACCACTGGCCGGGGCGGCGCTGGGAAATGCCGACACAGAGTGCGCTCGTGGTGAGCGCTGACGTGCGGTGATCCGGGAAGTCCGGCCCGGTGCGCCGGGAACGCGTGCGCGGGGCGGCGGGTCCCGCCGCCGTCCCGGGCGGCCCGGCCCACCACCCCGCGCGATGTCGCGGCTCCCGAATCGGCCGGGGGACTGCGGTGCGGTCTGCTGGAGCTGTGCGTGTGCTGTGTACGGGTGGTGCGGAGAACCGGGTGCGTGGTGCGGAGAACCGCCGGCAGTACGGGTGCGCGGCGGTCGGCCTTCACCGGCCGGCGGACCGGCTATGAGGCCCCGGCACGGGCCATCACCGCGGCACCGTGCGCCACGGGCTGGTCGGCGGATCCCACCGAGGCCCGCACGGACGCCGCACGGCGCCCCGGTCCGGCGCCGTTACCGGCCGCGGTGGCCGGTGCCCGCCGCGGCTGGGCGGCGACGCCGTTCTGTACGTCCATCACCGCGTGGGCCACCAGTCCGCCCATCGGGTCGTGCCTGATCAGATCCCGGAGCCTGGAGCGGGAGGACCGCCCCTCGTTCCCCGGGTAGAGGTGCTTGCCCAGACCCACCGCGTGCGCGAGCGCGGCCAGGGCGGCGGTCCGCGGGTCCGGCGGGACGCCGGTGCGGATCGCGCTGTCCAGCCGGGCCCTGATCTCCCGGCTGATGGCCGTGTCCGTCGCCTGGTAGCGAGTTGTCGGCAGCACCCCGCACATCTGGCCGGCCACGGCATGCACCATGCCGCACCGCTCCAGGTGCGTGAGATACGTCTGACGGAGCCCCAGCCGGGGCCCGCCGATCCAGTGGACCGCGCGCACCGGACTGCCACGACGACGCAGCAGCTCCAGTGCGGAGTCCAGGGTCGGATCTCCTGTCGGCCGTGGCATCACCACGGCGATACGATCCCCGTCTGGGGCTATCCGTCCAGCCAGAGCCAGCTCCACTAGCTGCGCTCCGGCGAGACCGAGGTCGAGCGACTGCGGCTGCGCCGTGGTTCCCGTGGCCGGGTCCAAGGCGAGCAGCAGAAGCTCCTCCGGAATTGTTCTGCGGCTCCTGCCCATCCATGCCTCCCCGCGTGGATGAGTGACAGGGTGACCCCTCTCACATTGGTCTGTCGAGAGTGCGTGGTGGCTTCGGGTGGGAACCGGTAGGTATGTCGTCTCGTCTTGCACGGGGGTGAGGCCAGTCGAACCCCATTGACGGAGCGGTTGCGCGGTGGCGTGGCGGCGACACAGGACACTGGTAAGCGTTGTGAAGGTTCGGGCGGCGGGGTGCTCAGCTCCTCGCGGCGGCGTATGGCGTGGGAATTCGAGGAGGCATCGGTGGCGGGCGAGTCCCCCGACAAGTCGGAGCAGCGGAAGTCGTCGGGGGAGACGACTGTCGGCGAGCGTGATCCCCGGCTCGGGATTTTCCGGGATTCCGGGGAATCCGGTGCGGATTCGGCTGCGCCGAAGGCCGCGGATACCGATGCGGATGCAAAGTCACCGGCCGGCGAGGGTGAGTCTTCCGGCGCGCCCAAGGCGGGTGACGCCCGGCTGAAGGCCGCGGTGGCGGCGTGGGTCGCCGTCGCGGACGAAGACGAAGAGGACGAGGGCGCGGTGACCGCCTCCGACGGCGGCGATGACGCGGACGCGGCCTCCGGCTCGGCCGACGCTCCCGCGAAGCCCTCCGCGAAGCCCTCAGCGAAGTCTTCCGCGAAGGGTGCCGACGGCGACGAGGACGGCCCGAAGGCTCCCGCCGACCGTGCGACGGCCGTTTTCGGCGCGCTCCGGCCCAAGGCCGACGGTGGCTCGGAAGCCTCCGCGAAGGCCGACGGCGCCGACGAGGCCGGCGAGGGTGCCGAGGCGTCCGGCAAGGGCTCCGGCGTCCCCGCGGACCGTGCCACGGCCGTGTTCCGTACGGTCCCGCCGAAGGCCGACGACGCCGCGGAGGCTCCCGCGAAGGCGGCCGAGGGTGACGGTAAGGCGCGTACGTCGGCGAAGGCCGACGAGGCGTCCGGCAAGGGCTCCGATGCCCCCGCGGACCGTGCCACCGCCGTGTTCCGTACGGTCCCGCCGAAGAGCGGCGACGCCGCGGAGACCCCCGCGAAGGACGACGCCAAGGACACCAAGGGCGCGAAGGCCACCAAGGCCGCCAAGGCCCCCGCCAAGGACGCCGCCGCCCCCGCCGACCAGGCCACGGCCGTCTTCGGTGCCGTCCGGCCCGAGGCCGGGAGCGGCTCCGAGGCCCCCGCGAAGGGTGAGAAGGCCCCCGCGGACCAGGCCACGGCCGTGTTCCGTGCCGTCCGTCCCAAGGGTGACG from Streptomyces albireticuli carries:
- a CDS encoding ADP-ribosylglycohydrolase family protein; amino-acid sequence: MTDTAGASTALWSRAQQQDFRARVRGALLGGAIGDALGAGIEFQSLAAIRAAHGPDGVRDYVSAYGRRGAVTDDTQMTLFTVDGLIRAHVRRDRGAWQPQADVHRAHLRWAFTQRARGPAGHRPGTGWLARQEWLYAQRAPGNACLSGLADDRMGTLEAPKNPGSKGCGAVMRSAPFGLLAGWEPRQVFQLAAECAAQTHGHPSGYLASGAFAVVVQAAARGETLDAGVHRALTLLAGRPGHEETTAALQGALAAVRQGPPTAERLESLGQGWVAEEALAMGVYCALVAEDMAHGLLLAVNHGGDSDSTGSLCGNLLGALHGETALPPAWLAGLEGRSTILELADDFAMELFQGAALHGPGVSSGAWQDRYPGTLDAEWLR
- a CDS encoding DUF397 domain-containing protein encodes the protein MAIQQGKTTWRKSSYSLANGDCVEVASPLPQSIAVRDSKDPQGPVLGFTPDAWASFVTTVTDGAYDL
- a CDS encoding helix-turn-helix domain-containing protein produces the protein MASSVNPTVRRRRLGQELRKLRELKGMTAEEVAERLLVSQSKISRLENGRRSISQRDVRDLCGVYGVEDHRIVDSLMQMAKESRQQGWWHAFGDIPYSVYIGLETDAASLRVYEASLVPGLLQTPNYASAVTEGSWPEATAADIERRVQVRMRRQERITDPENPLRLWAVIDESALRRIVGNRAIMREQMRQLVQFSLEPHITVQVLPYDVGAHPGMYGKFSILEFTDPQDASTVYLEGITSDLYLEKPNDVQTYSVMYEHLRMQALNADHSRQFIDRVAEEWAS
- a CDS encoding GOLPH3/VPS74 family protein — translated: MGRSRRTIPEELLLLALDPATGTTAQPQSLDLGLAGAQLVELALAGRIAPDGDRIAVVMPRPTGDPTLDSALELLRRRGSPVRAVHWIGGPRLGLRQTYLTHLERCGMVHAVAGQMCGVLPTTRYQATDTAISREIRARLDSAIRTGVPPDPRTAALAALAHAVGLGKHLYPGNEGRSSRSRLRDLIRHDPMGGLVAHAVMDVQNGVAAQPRRAPATAAGNGAGPGRRAASVRASVGSADQPVAHGAAVMARAGAS